The nucleotide window TGTCCGCGCAGGCGGCCGCCAAGAAAAGGTTTCCGTGGGAGACCTCGTAACCCTTGACCGCGTCCCCGGTGAGGCCGGCAGCAGCTTCAAGCTGCCTGCTCTCCTTCTGGTAGACGGCGACAAGGTGACTTCAGCAGCACAGGATCTGGCAAAGATCAGTGTCACTGCCGAAATCGTCGAGAATCTTCGGGGCCCGAAGATTGTTATCCAGAAGTTCAAGAACAAGACCGGCTACAAGAAGCGCCAGGGTCACCGTTCAGAGCTCACCAAGGTCAAGATCACGGGTATCAAGTAACCGCTGCAGGTTCCTCGATCCAAAGATTCTGTTTCAGAAAAGGGCAGGCATAACAGATGGCACATAAGAAGGGTGCGAGTTCCACTCGCAACGGTCGCGACTCCAACGCGCAGTACCTCGGCGTGAAGCGCTTCGGCGGACAGGTCGTCAAGGCAGGCGAAATCATCGTCCGCCAGCGCGGAACCCACTTCCACCCCGGCGCAAACGTCGGTCGTGGTGGCGATGACACGCTGTTCGCACTCGAAGCCGGTGCCGTCGAGTTCGGCACCCGCCGTGGACGTCGCGTTGTCAACATCGTGGGTGCGGCTGCCGAGTAGTACTCGCAACCGCACACCACAGCAGCGTTACGCAAGAGCACTAGGTGGGGTGAGCCAATCAGGCTCACCCCACTTTCTTTTAAGCCGATAAGCTCGGCAAAAATGAGAAGTTTCTCAAGAGGAGTACACCGTGGCAAGCTTCGTTGACCGGGTAGTTCTGCACGTCTCGGGCGGCACCGGCGGACACGGGTGCGTCTCGGTCAAGCGGGAAAAGTTCAAGCCGCTGGGCGGGCCTGATGGCGGTAACGGCGGAGACGGCGGAGGCGTCATTCTTCGCGTTGACCCGCAGACCACCACCCTCCTGGATTACCATCATGCACCGCACCGCCATGCCACCAACGGTGGGAACGGCATGGGTGACTGGCGCGAGGGAAAGCGGGGAGAGACGCTTATCCTTCCCGTCCCGGACGGCACGGTGGTCAAGACGCGCGACGGCGAAGTATTGGCTGACCTTGTTGGTGCCGGTACCGAGTACGTGGCAGCTGCCGGGGGGCAGGGCGGCCTCGGAAACTCCTCCTTGTCATCGCAGAAGCGCAAGGCGCCCGGTTTCGCGCTCCTGGGCATTCCCGGCGATGCGCGCGACGTGGTGCTGGAACTCAAATCCATTGCAGACATCGCGCTGGTCGGGTTCCCCTCGGCCGGAAAGTCCAGCCTGATTGCCGCCATGTCTGCGGCTCGTCCAAAGATCGCGGACTACCCATTCACCACTCTCCGTCCCAACCTCGGAGTCGTACAGGCCGGGGAGGTCCGATTCACCATCGCGGATGTTCCCGGACTCATCGAAGGCGCAAGCGAGGGCAAGGGGCTGGGCCACGACTTCCTGCGCCACGTCGAGCGCTGCGCCGCCCTCGTCCATGTGCTTGACTGCGCTGCGCTGGAGACGGACAGGGACCCGCTGAAGGACCTGGAGATCATCGAAGGTGAGCTTGATCGCTACGCCGTTGACATGAGCTACGCCGGTCCCGGCGGTGAAGTTGTACCGCTCAATGAGCGCCCGCGCCTGGTGGCACTCAACAAGGTGGACGTTCCCGACGGCCGGGACATGGCCGAGTTCGTGCGTCCGGATCTCGAAGCCCGCGGATACCGTGTCTTCGAGGTCTCAGCCACCAGCCACGAAGGGCTTCGGCAGCTCGGCTTCGCCATGGCGGAGATCGTGCGCGAGGCACGCGAGGTGCTCGAGACCGTGCCTCCGGTTGTCGCTCCCGCTGTGCTGCGCCCCCGTGCAGTCAACGCCAAGGGATTTGTCATCCGGCGCGAGGAAAAGAATCTCGAGCCCCTCTTCAGGGTCCTGGGTGAGAAGCCGGAGCGCTGGGTGAAGCAGACGGACTTCACAAATGACGAGGCTGTTGGCTACCTTGCGGACAGGCTCGCTAAGTTGGGTGTTGAGGAACAGCTCTTCAGGAGTGGGGCCAAACCGGGGGACACCGTGGTGATCGGCGAGGGCGACGGCGTCGTCTTCGACTGGGAGCCAACCATGATGGGTGGAGCTGAACTTCTGGCCTCTCCTCGCGGCACGGATATTCGTTTGGCCGAGTTCGTGCGTCCCACGCGCGACGAGAAGCGGGAGGACCACCAGACCCGGAAGGATGCGCGGGCTGCGGCGCGCGACGAACTCGAGGCGGAGCGGAAGGCCGGCATCTGGACGGAGTCGGTCAACTACAAGCACTCCGGGCCCAAGGCAGCGAAGAACGACAGCGACACTGACACAGGTGACGGCGAGGACTGATCCCGCCAGGCACCAACAGAAACTCCGTAATCAACAGAAGGAATCGATGACCGTAAAGCGCCCGATCAAAACCCGCTCCGGACTGGCGAAAGCCAAGAGGATTGTTGTAAAGGTAGGTTCATCCTCGCTCACGTCGCTCTCCGGAGGACTTTCCGATGAAGCGCTGTTCGCGCTGTCCGATGTTCTCGCTGCGCGGCACAACGAAGGGACCGAGGTCATCCTCGTCTCGTCGGGCGCGATTGCAGCGGGTCTCGCTCCGCTCGGACTCGCGCGGCGACCCAATCAGCTCTCGTCCCAGCAGGCGGCTGCCAGTGTGGGACAGGGTCTGCTCATGGCGCGTTACACCCACGCATTCGGCGCTCACGGTGTCACCGTCAGCCAGGTCCTGTTGACTCTCGATGACCTGATACGGCGAAGCCACTACGCGAATGCGCACCGTGCAATGGAGCGGCTTCTGAACTTCGGTGTGGTTCCCATCGTCAACGAGAATGACACTGTGGCGAGCTCCGAGATCCGTTTCGGGGACAATGACCGTCTGGCCGCCCTGGTGGCCCACCTGGTCAAGGCTGATGCGCTGGTTCTGCTCTCTGACGTCGACTCCCTGTATGACGGTCCACCCAAGGACGGAGCACAGCGCATCCCCGAGGTCCGTGGACCTCAGGATCTTGAGGGCGTGAGCATCGGCCGGACAGGGAAAGCCGGGGTCGGTACGGGCGGCATGGTCACGAAAGTCGAAGCTGCCACGATCGCCGCTTCCTCCGGCATTCCGGCACTCGTCACTTCGGCAGAGAACGCCGGAGCGGCGTTGGCCGGAGAGGACGTGGGCACCTGGTTCAGTACCAATGGCCGCCGCCAGCCGATCCGCCTGCTCTGGCTGGCCCATCTGGCCCGGATCCAGGGAACGCTCACGCTTGACGACGGCGCGGCCAAGGCCGTGGGGGAGCGGCGGCGGTCGCTTCTGTCGGCTGGGATCGTCTCAGTCGGGGGAGAGTTCGAGGCTGGGGATCCCGTCGAGATGGTGGACCGTGCAGGTGCGGTCATCGCCCGGGGACTGGTGAACTACAGTTCATTCGAGTTGCCGCGGATGCTCGGCAGAACCACCCGCGAGCTGTCGAAGGAACTCGGCAGGGAATACGAGCGTTCGGTGGTGCACGTGAACGACCTCGTGGTCCTGAATGCGGTTGCCTCTTCCTGACCCCCAGCTGGGGTTGGGACGGTGTGCTCGTTAGACTGGGGTGATGACTGACGTGACTACACAGCAGACTGCCCATCAGACACCCACCGACCCTGCCGACGGCGAGGCGCCGGCCACGCCGGTGAACGTCGAGCAGGCTGTGCACGCCATAGCAGACCGCGCCAGAACCGCATCGCGGATCATCGCCCGGGCTAACCGGTCCCATAAGGACAAGGCGCTCGAAGCCATCGGTGAGGCACTCGTGGCCAACCAGGACGCCATTCTTCGCGCCAACCAACAGGACCTTGAGTCGGGACGCGCCAAGGGCACCTCAACTGCTTTGCTGGACCGGCTGAGCCTGAGCGAAGAGCGGATTGC belongs to Arthrobacter tumbae and includes:
- the proB gene encoding glutamate 5-kinase — translated: MTVKRPIKTRSGLAKAKRIVVKVGSSSLTSLSGGLSDEALFALSDVLAARHNEGTEVILVSSGAIAAGLAPLGLARRPNQLSSQQAAASVGQGLLMARYTHAFGAHGVTVSQVLLTLDDLIRRSHYANAHRAMERLLNFGVVPIVNENDTVASSEIRFGDNDRLAALVAHLVKADALVLLSDVDSLYDGPPKDGAQRIPEVRGPQDLEGVSIGRTGKAGVGTGGMVTKVEAATIAASSGIPALVTSAENAGAALAGEDVGTWFSTNGRRQPIRLLWLAHLARIQGTLTLDDGAAKAVGERRRSLLSAGIVSVGGEFEAGDPVEMVDRAGAVIARGLVNYSSFELPRMLGRTTRELSKELGREYERSVVHVNDLVVLNAVASS
- the rplU gene encoding 50S ribosomal protein L21; protein product: MVYAIVRAGGRQEKVSVGDLVTLDRVPGEAGSSFKLPALLLVDGDKVTSAAQDLAKISVTAEIVENLRGPKIVIQKFKNKTGYKKRQGHRSELTKVKITGIK
- the obgE gene encoding GTPase ObgE — encoded protein: MASFVDRVVLHVSGGTGGHGCVSVKREKFKPLGGPDGGNGGDGGGVILRVDPQTTTLLDYHHAPHRHATNGGNGMGDWREGKRGETLILPVPDGTVVKTRDGEVLADLVGAGTEYVAAAGGQGGLGNSSLSSQKRKAPGFALLGIPGDARDVVLELKSIADIALVGFPSAGKSSLIAAMSAARPKIADYPFTTLRPNLGVVQAGEVRFTIADVPGLIEGASEGKGLGHDFLRHVERCAALVHVLDCAALETDRDPLKDLEIIEGELDRYAVDMSYAGPGGEVVPLNERPRLVALNKVDVPDGRDMAEFVRPDLEARGYRVFEVSATSHEGLRQLGFAMAEIVREAREVLETVPPVVAPAVLRPRAVNAKGFVIRREEKNLEPLFRVLGEKPERWVKQTDFTNDEAVGYLADRLAKLGVEEQLFRSGAKPGDTVVIGEGDGVVFDWEPTMMGGAELLASPRGTDIRLAEFVRPTRDEKREDHQTRKDARAAARDELEAERKAGIWTESVNYKHSGPKAAKNDSDTDTGDGED
- the rpmA gene encoding 50S ribosomal protein L27 is translated as MAHKKGASSTRNGRDSNAQYLGVKRFGGQVVKAGEIIVRQRGTHFHPGANVGRGGDDTLFALEAGAVEFGTRRGRRVVNIVGAAAE